The following are encoded in a window of Citrobacter freundii genomic DNA:
- a CDS encoding YjfK family protein: MSTFLQRIFGTAEAATPVRGPLGLHLSAGFTLDTLAFRLLEEDLLVVLPGEEYTVAAISHINLGGGSQIFRYYTSGEEFLQINTTGGSDMDDIDDIKLFVYEESYGLTQKKHWQSAISPAEIGMPALFWQGQHWQRFFNDEEPGNIEPVYMLEKVENQQHAKWEVHNFTMGYQRQVTADTWEYLLLNGEESFNEQGEPEWIFSRALGVDIPLTSLNIIG, encoded by the coding sequence ATGTCGACTTTTTTACAGCGTATATTTGGCACTGCAGAGGCCGCTACGCCCGTTCGTGGCCCATTGGGCCTACATTTGAGCGCAGGGTTTACGCTCGACACACTGGCGTTTCGCCTGTTAGAAGAGGATTTGTTGGTGGTGTTGCCCGGCGAGGAGTATACCGTTGCGGCAATCAGCCATATTAATTTGGGCGGTGGAAGCCAGATTTTCCGCTACTACACCTCGGGCGAGGAATTTCTGCAAATCAATACTACCGGCGGGTCAGATATGGATGATATCGACGATATCAAACTGTTTGTGTATGAAGAAAGCTATGGCTTAACTCAGAAAAAACACTGGCAGTCCGCCATTAGCCCGGCAGAGATCGGCATGCCAGCGCTTTTCTGGCAGGGTCAGCACTGGCAGCGTTTTTTTAATGACGAAGAACCGGGGAATATTGAGCCAGTTTACATGCTGGAAAAGGTCGAGAATCAGCAGCATGCAAAGTGGGAAGTGCATAACTTTACCATGGGCTACCAACGACAGGTAACAGCAGATACCTGGGAATATCTGCTGTTGAACGGCGAAGAGTCGTTCAATGAACAAGGCGAGCCAGAGTGGATATTCTCACGGGCGCTGGGTGTCGATATCCCATTAACATCTCTTAATATTATTGGTTAA
- a CDS encoding PspA/IM30 family protein produces the protein MGILKSLFTLGKSVLSQAEESIEEAQGVRMLEQHIRDARNELEKAGKSRVDLLARVKLSNDKLKDLRERQSTLEARALEALSKNVNPSLINEVAEEIARLENVIAAEQQVLTNLEISRDGVEKAVTATGQRIAQFEQQLEVVKATEAMQRAQQAVTTSTVGASSSVSTAAESLKRLQTRQAERQARLDAATQLEKVADGRNLDEKLAEVGIGAANKSSAHDVLARLQRQQGE, from the coding sequence ATGGGAATCTTGAAAAGCCTGTTTACCCTCGGCAAATCTGTGCTTTCTCAGGCAGAAGAGTCAATCGAAGAAGCACAGGGCGTCAGAATGCTGGAGCAACACATTCGTGACGCAAGAAATGAACTGGAAAAAGCCGGGAAATCGCGAGTTGACCTGTTGGCACGCGTGAAACTGAGCAATGACAAACTGAAAGATCTGCGCGAACGTCAGTCCACTCTTGAAGCGCGGGCGCTGGAAGCGCTAAGTAAAAACGTCAATCCGTCGTTAATTAACGAAGTCGCCGAAGAGATCGCGCGTCTGGAGAATGTGATTGCGGCTGAACAGCAAGTGCTTACTAACTTAGAAATCTCACGTGATGGCGTTGAAAAGGCCGTTACCGCAACGGGCCAGCGGATTGCCCAGTTTGAACAGCAGCTTGAGGTGGTTAAGGCAACGGAAGCGATGCAGCGCGCTCAACAGGCCGTGACAACATCTACAGTCGGGGCTTCTTCCAGCGTATCGACGGCAGCAGAGTCACTAAAACGTCTGCAAACACGTCAGGCAGAGAGACAGGCCCGGCTGGATGCGGCAACACAGCTGGAGAAAGTGGCTGACGGACGTAATCTGGACGAGAAACTGGCTGAAGTCGGCATTGGCGCTGCCAACAAAAGTTCTGCCCATGATGTGCTGGCGCGACTACAACGCCAGCAAGGCGAGTAA
- a CDS encoding YjfI family protein: MAWTPQVLTKALTNFHGLNIDIISNEQSLIIKMNDYGDLLLSILFTSRQMIIETVICPVNNIQHQDAFNLFLLRNQKLLPLSSVGISRVRQDEYYVAFGALSLNSTLEDVVLEMTTLVDNALDLAEITEEYTHE; encoded by the coding sequence ATGGCATGGACCCCGCAGGTGCTGACTAAAGCGCTCACTAATTTTCATGGTTTAAATATAGATATTATAAGTAATGAGCAGTCATTGATTATTAAAATGAATGATTATGGAGACTTACTTCTCAGTATTCTATTTACCTCCCGCCAGATGATTATCGAAACTGTTATTTGCCCAGTGAATAATATTCAGCATCAGGACGCATTTAATCTTTTCTTATTACGCAATCAAAAGCTGCTTCCACTGTCGTCTGTAGGCATTTCTCGTGTGCGGCAGGATGAATACTACGTCGCATTTGGTGCGCTGTCGCTGAACTCCACATTAGAGGACGTGGTGCTTGAAATGACAACGCTCGTGGATAACGCGCTAGATCTGGCGGAAATCACTGAAGAATATACTCACGAATAA
- the rlmB gene encoding 23S rRNA (guanosine(2251)-2'-O)-methyltransferase RlmB, whose product MSEMIYGIHAVQALLERAPERFQEVFILKGREDKRLLPLIHALEAQGVVIQLANRQFLDEKSEGAVHQGIIARVKPGRQYQENDLPDLIASLDQPFFLILDGVTDPHNLGACLRSADAAGVHAVIVPKDRSALLNATAKKVACGAAENVPLIRVTNLARTMRMLQEENIWIVGTAGEADHTLFQSKMTGRLALVMGAEGEGMRRLTREHCDELISIPMAGSVSSLNVSVATGICLFEAVRQRG is encoded by the coding sequence ATGAGTGAAATGATTTACGGCATCCATGCGGTGCAGGCCCTGCTTGAGCGTGCGCCTGAGCGCTTTCAGGAGGTCTTTATTCTCAAAGGGCGTGAAGACAAACGCCTGCTGCCGCTGATCCATGCCCTGGAAGCCCAGGGTGTTGTCATCCAGTTGGCGAATCGCCAGTTCCTGGATGAGAAAAGTGAGGGTGCAGTTCATCAGGGAATCATTGCCCGCGTGAAACCGGGTCGTCAGTATCAGGAGAACGATCTGCCGGATCTGATTGCCTCACTTGATCAACCGTTCTTTTTGATCCTCGATGGTGTCACCGATCCGCACAACCTTGGTGCTTGCTTGCGTAGCGCAGACGCTGCCGGTGTGCACGCGGTTATCGTACCGAAAGATCGTTCTGCGTTGCTGAATGCCACGGCGAAAAAAGTAGCCTGCGGTGCTGCTGAAAACGTACCGCTGATCCGCGTGACCAATCTGGCACGTACCATGCGTATGCTGCAGGAAGAGAATATCTGGATCGTCGGAACCGCCGGTGAAGCGGACCATACTCTGTTCCAGAGTAAAATGACCGGTCGTCTGGCATTGGTGATGGGCGCAGAAGGCGAAGGTATGCGTCGTCTGACCCGCGAACATTGTGATGAGCTGATCAGTATTCCGATGGCGGGGAGCGTTTCATCGCTTAACGTTTCTGTTGCGACGGGGATTTGCCTGTTTGAGGCCGTCCGCCAGCGTGGATAA
- the rnr gene encoding ribonuclease R, which produces MSHDPFQEREAEKYANPIPSREFILEHLTKREKPANRDELAVELNIEGEEQLEALRRRLRAMERDGQLVFTRRQCYALPERLDLLKGTVIGHRDGYGFLRVEGRKDDLYLSSEQMKTCIHGDQVLAQPLGADRKGRREARIVRVLVPKTSQIVGRYFTDAGVGFVVPDDSRLSFDILIPPEEVMGARMGFVVVVELTQRPTRRTKAVGKIVEVLGDNMGTSMAVDMALRTHEIPYIWPDAVVKQVAGLKEEVPEEAKIGRVDLRDLPLVTIDGEDARDFDDAVYCEKKRGGGWRLWVAIADVSYYVRPPTPLDQEARSRGTSVYFPSQVVPMLPEVLSNGLCSLNPQVDRLCMVCEMTISTKGRLTGYKFYEAVMSSHARLTYTKVWHMLQGDEELREQYAPLVKHIEELHNLYKVLDKAREERGGISFESEEAKFIFNAERRIERIEQTQRNDAHKLIEECMILANISAARFVEKAKEPALFRIHDKPTTEAITSFRSVLAELGLELPGGNKPEPRDYAELLESIADRPDAEMLQTMLLRSMKQAIYDPENRGHFGLALQSYAHFTSPIRRYPDLSLHRAIKYLLAQEQGHKGNTTETGGYHYSMEEMLQLGQHCSMAERRADEATRDVSDWLKCDFMLDQVGNVFKGVIASVTGFGFFVRLDELFIDGLVHVSSLDNDYYRFDQVGQRLTGESSGQMYRLGDRVEVRVEAVNMDERKIDFSLISSERAPRNEGKTAREKAKKGDTGKSTGRRRQAGKKVNFEPDSAFRGEKKGKAKPQADKKTAEKKGDKKAKKPSTKTLKIAAATKAKRAAKKNVAQ; this is translated from the coding sequence ATGTCACATGATCCTTTCCAGGAACGCGAAGCAGAAAAATACGCGAATCCCATCCCGAGCCGGGAATTTATCCTCGAACATTTAACTAAACGTGAAAAACCGGCCAACCGCGATGAGCTGGCCGTTGAACTCAACATTGAAGGCGAAGAGCAGCTCGAAGCGCTTCGTCGCCGCCTGCGCGCGATGGAGCGTGATGGGCAACTGGTCTTCACCCGCCGGCAGTGTTACGCACTGCCGGAGCGTCTTGACCTGCTGAAAGGTACCGTTATTGGCCACCGTGATGGCTACGGCTTTCTGCGCGTCGAAGGACGTAAAGACGATCTGTATCTCTCCAGTGAGCAGATGAAAACCTGCATCCATGGCGATCAAGTACTGGCGCAACCGCTGGGCGCGGATCGTAAAGGCCGCCGCGAAGCGCGTATTGTGCGTGTACTGGTGCCGAAAACCAGTCAGATTGTCGGTCGTTACTTTACCGATGCGGGCGTAGGTTTTGTCGTTCCGGACGACAGCCGTCTCAGCTTTGATATCCTGATCCCACCAGAAGAGGTGATGGGCGCCCGCATGGGCTTTGTGGTGGTGGTTGAACTGACCCAGCGCCCGACTCGTCGCACTAAAGCGGTGGGTAAAATTGTTGAAGTGCTGGGTGACAACATGGGTACCAGCATGGCCGTTGATATGGCCCTGCGTACGCACGAAATCCCTTATATCTGGCCTGATGCAGTCGTTAAACAGGTCGCCGGGCTGAAAGAAGAAGTACCGGAAGAGGCCAAAATCGGTCGTGTTGACCTGCGTGATTTGCCGTTGGTGACAATTGATGGTGAGGATGCGCGTGACTTTGATGACGCAGTCTACTGTGAGAAGAAACGCGGCGGTGGCTGGCGTTTGTGGGTTGCTATCGCTGACGTCAGTTATTACGTGCGTCCGCCTACCCCGCTGGACCAGGAAGCGCGCAGCCGCGGGACTTCCGTCTACTTCCCGTCGCAGGTTGTACCGATGCTACCGGAAGTCCTTTCCAACGGGTTATGCTCGCTGAACCCGCAGGTAGACAGGCTGTGCATGGTTTGTGAGATGACCATCTCCACGAAAGGGCGCCTGACGGGCTACAAATTCTATGAAGCGGTGATGAGCTCCCACGCGCGTTTGACCTACACCAAGGTCTGGCACATGCTGCAGGGTGATGAGGAACTGCGTGAGCAATACGCACCGTTGGTGAAACACATTGAAGAGCTGCACAATCTCTACAAAGTGTTGGATAAAGCCCGTGAAGAGCGCGGCGGTATCTCGTTTGAGAGCGAAGAAGCGAAGTTTATCTTCAATGCCGAACGCCGTATTGAACGCATTGAGCAGACTCAGCGTAACGACGCACACAAGCTGATCGAAGAGTGCATGATCCTGGCGAACATCTCAGCGGCACGTTTTGTTGAGAAAGCCAAAGAGCCGGCACTGTTCCGTATCCATGACAAGCCGACGACTGAAGCGATTACCTCCTTCCGTTCCGTGCTGGCGGAGTTGGGACTGGAGCTGCCGGGCGGTAACAAACCCGAGCCGCGCGATTACGCCGAGTTGTTGGAGTCGATTGCCGATCGACCTGACGCAGAAATGCTGCAAACTATGCTGCTGCGCTCGATGAAGCAGGCGATTTACGATCCCGAAAACCGCGGTCACTTTGGTCTGGCGCTGCAGTCTTATGCCCACTTTACCTCGCCGATCCGTCGTTACCCGGACCTCTCTTTGCACCGTGCGATCAAGTATCTGCTGGCGCAGGAGCAGGGCCACAAAGGCAATACCACGGAAACCGGTGGCTACCACTATTCGATGGAAGAGATGCTGCAACTGGGTCAGCACTGTTCTATGGCAGAACGTCGTGCTGATGAAGCTACGCGCGATGTATCTGACTGGCTGAAGTGTGACTTCATGCTGGATCAGGTCGGTAATGTCTTTAAAGGCGTCATTGCCAGTGTGACCGGTTTTGGCTTCTTTGTCCGCCTGGATGAACTGTTTATTGACGGCCTGGTGCATGTCTCCTCGCTGGATAACGACTACTATCGCTTCGATCAGGTTGGGCAACGCCTGACCGGTGAATCAAGCGGTCAGATGTATCGCCTGGGCGATCGCGTCGAAGTGCGTGTGGAAGCCGTCAACATGGACGAGCGTAAAATCGACTTTAGCCTGATCTCCAGCGAACGTGCCCCGCGCAATGAGGGTAAAACTGCGCGTGAAAAGGCGAAGAAAGGCGATACGGGTAAAAGCACCGGCCGACGTCGTCAGGCGGGAAAAAAGGTGAATTTCGAACCGGATAGCGCATTCCGCGGCGAGAAAAAAGGCAAAGCTAAACCTCAGGCGGATAAAAAAACGGCTGAGAAAAAAGGCGATAAAAAAGCGAAAAAGCCCTCGACAAAAACGCTTAAAATCGCGGCCGCCACCAAAGCCAAGCGCGCGGCGAAAAAGAACGTCGCGCAATAA
- the nsrR gene encoding nitric oxide-sensing transcriptional repressor NsrR: MQLTSFTDYGLRALIYMASLPEGRMTSISEVTEVYGVSRNHMVKIINQLSRAGFVTAIRGKNGGIRLGKAAKDIGIGDVVRELEPLTLVNCSSEFCHITPACRLKQALSKAVQSFLTELDNYTLADLVEKNQPLYKLLLVE, from the coding sequence GTGCAGTTAACGAGTTTCACCGATTACGGATTACGTGCGCTAATCTACATGGCGTCGCTACCCGAAGGACGTATGACCAGTATTTCTGAGGTGACAGAAGTCTACGGTGTGTCCCGTAATCATATGGTCAAAATAATTAATCAACTTAGCCGGGCTGGCTTCGTTACTGCTATCCGTGGAAAAAATGGCGGTATCCGCTTGGGCAAAGCGGCAAAGGATATTGGTATTGGTGATGTGGTCCGCGAGCTGGAGCCGTTGACGTTGGTCAACTGCAGCAGCGAGTTTTGCCACATTACCCCTGCCTGTCGACTCAAACAGGCGCTTTCTAAGGCAGTGCAAAGTTTTCTCACGGAACTGGACAACTACACACTTGCTGATTTGGTTGAAAAGAATCAACCGCTATATAAATTATTGCTGGTGGAGTGA
- the purA gene encoding adenylosuccinate synthase, which produces MGNNVVVLGTQWGDEGKGKIVDLLTERAKYVVRYQGGHNAGHTLVINGEKTVLHLIPSGILRENVISIIGNGVVLSPSALMKEMKGLEDRGIPVRERLLLSEACPLILDYHVALDNAREKARGAKAIGTTGRGIGPAYEDKVARRGLRVGDLFDKATFAEKLKEVMEYHNFQLVNFYKVEAVDYQKVLDDVMAIADILTSMVVDVSDLLDQARKRGDFVMFEGAQGTLLDIDHGTYPYVTSSNTTAGGVATGSGLGPRYVDYVLGIIKAYSTRVGAGPFPTELFDDVGEFLCKQGNEYGATTGRRRRTGWLDSVAVRRAVQINSLSGFCLTKLDVLDGLKEVKICVAYRMPDGREVTTTPLAADDWKGIEPIYETMPGWSESTFGVKERSGLPQAALNYVKRIEELTGVPIDIISTGPDRTETMILRDPFDA; this is translated from the coding sequence ATGGGTAACAACGTCGTCGTACTGGGCACCCAATGGGGTGACGAAGGTAAAGGGAAGATCGTCGATCTCCTGACTGAACGGGCTAAATATGTTGTGCGCTACCAGGGTGGTCACAACGCAGGCCATACTCTCGTAATCAACGGTGAAAAAACCGTCCTCCATCTTATTCCATCAGGTATTCTTCGCGAAAACGTCATCAGCATCATCGGTAACGGTGTTGTGCTGTCTCCGTCCGCGCTGATGAAAGAGATGAAAGGACTGGAAGACCGCGGGATTCCTGTCCGTGAGCGCCTGCTGCTGTCTGAAGCGTGTCCGCTGATCCTTGATTATCATGTTGCGTTAGATAATGCGCGTGAGAAAGCACGTGGCGCGAAAGCGATCGGCACCACCGGTCGTGGCATCGGGCCAGCTTATGAAGACAAGGTAGCACGTCGCGGTCTGCGCGTTGGCGATCTGTTTGATAAAGCAACCTTCGCTGAAAAACTGAAAGAAGTGATGGAATATCACAACTTCCAGCTGGTGAATTTCTATAAAGTTGAAGCCGTTGACTACCAGAAAGTGCTGGATGATGTGATGGCGATTGCCGACATCCTGACCTCTATGGTTGTTGATGTCTCCGATCTGCTGGACCAGGCGCGTAAGCGTGGCGATTTCGTCATGTTTGAAGGTGCGCAAGGTACGCTGCTGGATATCGACCACGGTACCTATCCGTACGTAACATCCTCCAACACCACCGCAGGTGGCGTGGCGACCGGCTCCGGCCTGGGCCCGCGTTATGTGGACTACGTTCTGGGTATCATCAAAGCCTACTCTACTCGTGTAGGTGCAGGTCCGTTCCCGACCGAACTGTTTGATGATGTCGGCGAGTTCCTGTGCAAGCAGGGTAACGAATATGGCGCAACCACTGGTCGTCGTCGTCGTACCGGCTGGCTGGACTCCGTTGCTGTGCGTCGTGCAGTACAGATTAACTCCCTGTCTGGCTTCTGCCTGACCAAACTGGACGTCCTGGACGGTTTGAAAGAAGTGAAAATCTGTGTCGCTTACCGTATGCCGGATGGCCGTGAAGTCACGACTACCCCGCTGGCAGCTGACGACTGGAAAGGCATCGAGCCGATCTACGAAACCATGCCTGGCTGGTCTGAGTCCACCTTCGGTGTGAAAGAGCGTAGCGGTCTGCCGCAGGCAGCGCTGAACTACGTCAAGCGTATTGAAGAGCTGACCGGTGTGCCGATTGATATCATTTCAACTGGCCCAGACCGTACTGAAACCATGATTCTGCGCGACCCGTTCGACGCATAA
- a CDS encoding DUF2065 domain-containing protein yields MNSTILLALALVLVLEGLGPMLYPSAWKKMIGAMAQLPENILRRFGGGLVVAGVVVYYMLKKTIG; encoded by the coding sequence ATGAACTCAACAATTTTGTTGGCACTCGCGCTGGTTTTGGTGCTGGAAGGACTGGGTCCGATGCTTTATCCCAGTGCCTGGAAGAAAATGATCGGGGCAATGGCGCAACTTCCTGAAAATATTTTGCGGCGTTTTGGTGGAGGTCTTGTGGTTGCAGGCGTGGTGGTCTACTACATGTTGAAGAAAACGATTGGCTGA
- the hflC gene encoding protease modulator HflC, producing MRKSVIAIIIIVLVVLFMSLFVVKEGERGITLRFGKVLRDDDNKPLVVAPGLHFKIPFIESVKMLDARIQTMDNQADRFVTKEKKDLIVDSYIKWRISDFSRYYLATGGGDVSQAEVLLKRKFSDRLRSEIGRLDVKDIVTDSRGRLTLEVRDALNSGSAGTEDEVATPAADSAIAEAAERVQAETNGKVPVINPNSMAALGIEVVDVRIKQINLPAEVSEAIYNRMRAEREAVARRHRSQGQEEAEKLRATADYEVTKTLAESERQGRIMRGEGDAEAAKLFADAFSQDPDFYAFIRSLRAYEKSFEGNQDVMIMSPDSDFFRYMKTPSNATR from the coding sequence ATGCGTAAGTCAGTTATTGCGATTATCATCATCGTTCTGGTAGTGCTGTTCATGTCTCTCTTTGTGGTCAAAGAAGGCGAGCGTGGTATTACTCTGCGCTTTGGCAAAGTTTTACGTGACGATGACAACAAACCATTGGTTGTTGCACCGGGTCTGCACTTCAAGATTCCATTTATTGAATCCGTGAAGATGCTTGATGCGCGTATTCAGACCATGGACAACCAGGCCGATCGCTTTGTCACCAAAGAGAAGAAAGACCTGATCGTTGATTCCTACATCAAGTGGCGTATCAGTGACTTCAGCCGTTACTACCTGGCAACGGGCGGTGGCGATGTTTCTCAGGCAGAAGTTCTGCTGAAACGTAAGTTCTCTGACCGTCTGCGTTCTGAAATTGGTCGTCTGGACGTAAAAGACATCGTTACCGACTCTCGTGGTCGCTTAACGCTGGAAGTCCGTGACGCGCTGAACTCGGGTTCTGCAGGTACGGAAGACGAAGTCGCAACGCCGGCAGCGGATAGCGCGATTGCCGAAGCGGCTGAGCGTGTTCAGGCTGAAACCAACGGTAAAGTACCGGTCATCAACCCGAACAGTATGGCGGCGTTGGGGATCGAAGTGGTTGACGTGCGTATTAAGCAAATCAACCTGCCTGCTGAAGTGTCTGAGGCGATCTACAACCGTATGCGTGCTGAGCGTGAAGCCGTAGCACGTCGCCATCGTTCACAGGGTCAGGAAGAAGCGGAAAAACTGCGTGCAACAGCGGACTATGAAGTCACCAAAACGTTGGCAGAATCTGAGCGTCAGGGCCGTATTATGCGCGGTGAAGGCGATGCAGAAGCCGCTAAACTGTTTGCTGATGCATTCAGTCAGGATCCTGACTTCTACGCCTTCATCCGTAGCCTGCGTGCTTATGAGAAGAGCTTCGAAGGCAATCAGGACGTGATGATCATGAGCCCGGACAGCGATTTCTTCCGCTACATGAAGACGCCGAGCAACGCAACACGCTAA
- the hflK gene encoding FtsH protease activity modulator HflK, protein MAWNQPGNNGQDRDPWGSSKPGGNPEGNGNKGGREQGPPDLDDIFRKLSKKLGGLGGGKGTGSGGGGSSSQGPRPQLGGRVFTIAAAAIVIIWAASGFYTIKEAERGVVTRFGKFSHLVEPGLNWKPTFVDTVTPVNVEAVRELAASGVMLTSDENVVRVEMNVQYRVTDPQKYLFSVTSADDSLRQATDSALRGVIGKYTMDRILTEGRTVIRSDTQRELEETIRPYNMGITLLDVNFQAARPPEEVKAAFDDAIAARENEQQYIREAEAYTNEVQPRANGQAQRILEEARAYKTRTILEAQGEVARFAKILPEYKAAPQITRERLYIETMEKVLSHTRKVLVNDKGGNLMVLPLDQMLKGGNAPAAKSQSSSNLLTLPPASSSSTGASNTSSTSQGDIMDQRRVNAQRNDYQRQGE, encoded by the coding sequence ATGGCGTGGAATCAGCCCGGTAATAACGGACAAGACCGCGACCCCTGGGGAAGCAGCAAACCTGGCGGCAACCCTGAGGGAAATGGAAACAAAGGTGGTCGCGAGCAGGGGCCTCCCGATCTTGATGATATCTTCCGCAAGCTGAGTAAAAAACTCGGTGGTCTGGGTGGCGGTAAAGGTACAGGCTCTGGTGGTGGCGGTAGTTCATCGCAAGGCCCGCGTCCGCAACTGGGCGGTCGAGTCTTTACTATTGCTGCAGCCGCTATTGTCATTATCTGGGCAGCCAGCGGTTTCTACACCATTAAAGAAGCGGAACGCGGCGTAGTGACACGCTTCGGTAAATTCAGCCATTTGGTTGAGCCGGGTCTGAACTGGAAACCGACATTTGTGGATACCGTTACGCCGGTAAACGTTGAAGCCGTGCGTGAACTGGCAGCCTCCGGTGTGATGCTGACTTCTGACGAAAACGTCGTGCGCGTTGAGATGAACGTGCAGTACCGCGTGACCGACCCGCAGAAATATCTGTTTAGCGTGACCAGTGCTGATGACAGTCTGCGTCAGGCAACCGACAGTGCACTGCGTGGGGTTATCGGTAAATACACCATGGACCGTATCCTGACCGAAGGGCGTACCGTTATTCGTAGCGATACCCAGCGTGAACTGGAAGAGACCATTCGTCCATACAACATGGGTATTACCCTGCTGGACGTCAACTTCCAGGCTGCTCGTCCGCCGGAAGAGGTGAAAGCGGCATTTGACGATGCCATTGCGGCGCGTGAAAACGAGCAGCAGTACATTCGTGAAGCAGAAGCGTACACCAACGAAGTACAGCCGCGTGCTAATGGTCAGGCGCAGCGTATTCTTGAAGAAGCGCGTGCATACAAAACACGAACCATCCTGGAAGCTCAGGGTGAAGTGGCGCGTTTTGCCAAAATCCTGCCGGAATATAAAGCCGCACCGCAAATTACTCGCGAGCGTCTGTATATCGAGACCATGGAAAAAGTGCTGAGCCATACCCGTAAGGTGTTGGTTAACGACAAGGGTGGCAATCTGATGGTTCTGCCGTTGGATCAAATGCTAAAAGGCGGCAACGCTCCGGCAGCCAAGAGTCAGAGCAGCTCAAACCTGCTGACTCTGCCGCCAGCATCCTCTTCCAGCACGGGAGCAAGCAACACTTCGTCCACCAGTCAGGGCGATATTATGGACCAACGCCGCGTTAACGCGCAGCGTAACGACTACCAGCGTCAGGGGGAATAA
- the hflX gene encoding ribosome rescue GTPase HflX → MFDRYDAGEQAVLVHIYFSQDKDMEDLQEFESLVSSAGVEAMQVITGSRKAPHPKFFVGEGKAIEIAEAVKATGAAVVIFDHALSPAQERNLEQLCQCLVIDRTGLILDIFAQRARTHEGKLQVELAQLRHMATRLVRGWTHLERQKGGIGLRGPGETQLETDRRLLRNRILQIQSRLQKVEKQREQGRQSRKKADVPTVSLVGYTNAGKSTLFNQITEARVYAADQLFATLDPTLRRIDVADVGETVLADTVGFIRHLPHDLVAAFKATLQETRQATLLLHVIDAADFRVQENIEAVDTVLEEIDAHEIPTLLVMNKIDMLDDFEPRIDRDEENKPIRVWVSAQTGIGIPQLFQALTERLSGEVAQHTLRLPPQEGRLRSRFYQLQAIEREWMEEDGSVGLQVRMPIVDWRRLCKQEPALEDYVV, encoded by the coding sequence TTGTTTGACCGTTATGATGCCGGTGAGCAGGCGGTACTGGTACACATCTATTTTTCGCAAGACAAAGATATGGAAGACCTCCAGGAGTTTGAATCTCTGGTTTCTTCCGCCGGTGTCGAAGCAATGCAGGTGATTACCGGGAGCCGTAAAGCACCGCACCCGAAGTTTTTTGTTGGTGAAGGTAAGGCAATCGAAATTGCGGAAGCCGTAAAAGCGACTGGCGCTGCGGTGGTGATTTTTGATCATGCTTTGAGCCCTGCCCAGGAACGTAACCTGGAACAGTTATGCCAGTGTCTTGTTATCGACAGGACCGGTCTCATTTTAGATATTTTTGCCCAGCGTGCGCGTACCCATGAAGGTAAGTTGCAGGTTGAGCTGGCGCAGTTGCGCCATATGGCTACGCGTCTGGTCCGTGGCTGGACCCACCTTGAAAGGCAAAAGGGCGGGATTGGTTTGCGCGGTCCGGGTGAAACCCAGCTCGAAACCGACCGTCGTTTGCTGCGTAATCGTATTTTGCAGATCCAGTCGCGCCTGCAAAAAGTTGAAAAGCAACGTGAGCAGGGGCGGCAGTCGCGCAAGAAAGCGGATGTCCCAACCGTATCACTGGTGGGATATACCAACGCCGGAAAATCCACCCTGTTCAACCAGATAACCGAAGCCCGGGTTTATGCAGCAGATCAACTGTTTGCGACCCTGGATCCGACGCTACGTCGTATCGATGTGGCGGACGTCGGCGAAACCGTGCTGGCGGATACCGTAGGGTTTATCCGTCATTTACCGCATGACCTGGTAGCGGCATTTAAAGCCACTTTACAGGAAACTCGTCAGGCGACATTGCTGCTGCACGTTATTGATGCGGCAGATTTTCGTGTGCAGGAAAACATTGAGGCCGTCGATACGGTACTCGAAGAGATCGATGCGCATGAGATCCCGACTCTGCTGGTAATGAATAAAATCGATATGCTGGACGATTTTGAACCGCGTATCGACAGAGATGAAGAAAATAAACCAATCCGCGTTTGGGTTTCAGCGCAAACCGGTATTGGCATACCACAGCTTTTTCAGGCTTTAACAGAGCGTCTTTCTGGCGAGGTTGCGCAGCATACGCTGCGTTTGCCGCCGCAGGAAGGGCGTCTGAGAAGCCGGTTTTACCAACTTCAGGCAATAGAAAGAGAGTGGATGGAGGAGGACGGCAGCGTAGGTCTGCAAGTACGTATGCCGATCGTGGACTGGCGTCGCCTCTGTAAACAAGAACCGGCACTGGAAGACTATGTTGTCTGA